The Candidatus Angelobacter sp. genomic interval AGAGGTCATGGCAGCTCTCCGGAATGTGTCGTGATCAGGCGCCGGGCTTGCCGGCAGACGTGCCGGCGAATTTGCGCGCCAGCCGCGCCGCGACCGGCGCCGGCACGAAGGCGGAGATGTCGCCGCCCATGCCGGCGATCTGGCGGACCAATGTGGCGGTAATCGGGCGCACCATCGGCGAGGCCGGCAGGAAC includes:
- a CDS encoding phosphopantetheine adenylyltransferase translates to FLPASPMVRPITATLVRQIAGMGGDISAFVPAPVAARLARKFAGTSAGKPGA